The Streptomonospora litoralis genome window below encodes:
- a CDS encoding GIDE domain-containing protein — protein sequence MNDLAVTLQLVALILVGVGCFLWWRAMRARAHRRSLQTTPNYTLGRLAEVDELPGWTEVLADAAAGPEGLLTSPYSQTECVWFRVEVVHHHYGDETGDRLELSPVFDLHSHEPFGLTDVTGSATCRPHWIHVEHADLVHDRFDEGAVPPTDALSPPHLESGERGVCTASTQVAGPAALTPGCTFREWVIRPGERIFVRSFPHRTDDGEVVLVGREETPMTISTHSEQELIREDRSKEALGFTVLPVAVVLLVLALLLG from the coding sequence ATGAACGACTTGGCAGTAACCCTCCAACTGGTCGCGCTGATCCTCGTCGGCGTCGGCTGTTTCCTGTGGTGGCGCGCGATGCGGGCGCGGGCACACCGCCGCAGTCTGCAGACCACGCCCAACTACACGCTGGGCCGGTTGGCCGAGGTCGACGAACTCCCGGGCTGGACCGAGGTGCTCGCCGACGCCGCCGCCGGCCCGGAGGGACTGCTGACCTCGCCGTATTCGCAGACCGAATGCGTGTGGTTCCGGGTGGAGGTGGTGCACCACCACTACGGCGACGAGACCGGCGACCGGCTGGAGCTGTCGCCGGTCTTCGATCTGCACTCCCACGAGCCCTTCGGGCTCACCGACGTCACGGGATCGGCCACCTGCCGCCCGCACTGGATCCACGTCGAGCACGCCGACCTGGTCCACGACCGCTTCGACGAGGGCGCGGTCCCGCCTACCGATGCGCTTTCGCCGCCGCACCTGGAGTCGGGGGAACGGGGAGTGTGCACCGCCAGCACCCAGGTGGCCGGCCCGGCCGCGCTGACCCCCGGCTGCACGTTCCGCGAGTGGGTGATCCGCCCCGGGGAGCGCATCTTCGTCCGCTCGTTTCCGCACCGCACGGACGACGGCGAGGTCGTCCTGGTCGGGCGCGAGGAGACGCCGATGACGATCTCCACGCACAGCGAGCAGGAACTGATCCGCGAGGACCGCAGCAAGGAGGCTCTGGGCTTCACCGTGCTGCCGGTGGCCGTGGTCCTGCTCGTCCTCGCCCTGCTGCTGGGCTGA
- the ygfZ gene encoding CAF17-like 4Fe-4S cluster assembly/insertion protein YgfZ produces MTSPLLSRPGAVAAAPPDADVAAHYGEPAQEGRALDRGAAWIDRGNRGIVRVSGPDRLSWLHSLTSQYLTDAAPGTATEALILDTKGHIRFHLSVVEDGESVWIHTEPGAAADLAAFLDSMRFMLRVEITDLTAERRVLTVAGPDREAAVALVPDLGADIPLRRTDSGIDLFLPAESLSPVAAALADAGIRAAGMWAHEAARIADHRPRLGLDTDHRAIPHEMGWVGPAVHLEKGCYPGQETIARVHNLGRPPRRLVLLHLDGTAERLPEQGSAIELDGRSVGVLGSSARHHELGPIALGLVKRTVPVEAGFSVDGVAAGQEVVVPPDTGANAHIELRRRPA; encoded by the coding sequence ATGACTTCGCCGCTGCTGTCGCGCCCCGGTGCCGTCGCCGCCGCACCGCCGGACGCCGACGTCGCCGCACACTACGGTGAGCCCGCACAGGAGGGCCGCGCGCTGGACCGCGGCGCCGCCTGGATCGACCGCGGCAATCGCGGGATCGTGCGGGTGAGCGGACCCGACCGGCTGAGCTGGCTGCACAGCCTCACCAGCCAGTACCTCACCGACGCCGCCCCCGGCACCGCCACCGAGGCGCTGATCCTCGACACCAAGGGCCACATCCGCTTCCACCTCTCTGTGGTGGAGGACGGTGAATCCGTGTGGATCCACACCGAGCCGGGCGCGGCCGCCGACCTCGCCGCGTTCCTCGACTCGATGCGGTTCATGCTCCGCGTGGAGATCACCGACCTCACCGCCGAGCGCCGCGTACTCACCGTCGCCGGCCCCGACCGCGAGGCCGCCGTCGCGCTCGTGCCCGATCTCGGCGCCGACATCCCGCTTCGGCGCACCGACTCCGGCATCGACCTGTTCCTGCCCGCCGAATCGCTGAGCCCGGTCGCCGCCGCACTGGCCGATGCGGGCATCCGCGCGGCGGGCATGTGGGCGCACGAGGCCGCGCGCATCGCCGACCACCGCCCCCGGCTGGGCCTGGACACCGACCACCGGGCCATTCCGCACGAGATGGGTTGGGTGGGCCCGGCCGTGCACCTGGAGAAGGGGTGCTACCCGGGCCAGGAGACCATCGCGCGGGTGCACAACCTGGGCCGCCCACCGCGCCGCCTGGTGCTGCTGCACCTGGACGGCACCGCCGAGCGCCTGCCCGAGCAGGGATCGGCGATCGAGCTGGACGGCCGTTCGGTGGGCGTCCTCGGCTCCTCCGCCCGCCACCACGAGCTCGGACCGATCGCACTCGGGCTGGTGAAGCGCACGGTGCCGGTCGAGGCCGGGTTCTCCGTCGACGGCGTCGCGGCCGGCCAGGAGGTCGTCGTCCCGCCGGACACCGGAGCCAACGCCCACATCGAACTGCGCCGCCGTCCCGCCTGA
- a CDS encoding GIDE domain-containing protein yields MLWIGVVLLLGAAILAPLAVRAVRRWFRRRDADQVRPRAMAADAGTEVTVTGVAVPGPQGPIESRLARKDCVWHGHEVLRHYWSLTEDSATGERVRVRACDSIADYGAAEVFGIAGGTATGRDRLPVLVESEDAALSGADLCLQRVVGRPQRGVPAPADDLLPRVKGRISGLFRGETIEFEYREWIIRPGDSITVHGFVDIRDGHPVITAPPDGRLRIEHRREVPPEEKPRRPGAADALLLSGGTLVSACAGLLLMLAGAT; encoded by the coding sequence ATGCTGTGGATCGGGGTGGTCCTGCTTCTCGGCGCGGCGATCCTCGCCCCCCTGGCCGTCCGGGCGGTGCGCCGCTGGTTCCGCCGGCGCGACGCCGACCAGGTGCGTCCGCGCGCCATGGCCGCCGATGCGGGCACCGAGGTCACCGTCACCGGCGTCGCGGTGCCGGGGCCCCAGGGGCCCATCGAGTCCCGGCTGGCCCGCAAGGACTGCGTCTGGCACGGGCACGAGGTGCTGCGCCACTACTGGTCGCTGACCGAGGACTCCGCCACGGGCGAGCGCGTGCGGGTGCGCGCCTGCGACTCCATCGCCGACTACGGCGCCGCGGAGGTCTTCGGGATCGCCGGAGGCACGGCAACGGGGCGCGACCGGCTGCCCGTGCTGGTCGAGTCCGAGGACGCGGCGCTTTCCGGCGCCGACCTGTGCCTGCAGCGGGTGGTCGGGCGCCCCCAGCGCGGTGTACCGGCACCCGCGGACGACCTGCTGCCGCGCGTGAAGGGGCGGATCTCGGGGCTCTTCCGCGGCGAGACCATCGAGTTCGAGTACCGGGAGTGGATCATCCGGCCCGGCGATTCGATCACCGTGCACGGCTTCGTGGACATTCGCGACGGCCATCCGGTCATCACCGCCCCGCCGGACGGTCGGCTGCGCATCGAGCACCGCCGCGAGGTCCCGCCCGAGGAGAAGCCCCGGCGGCCGGGTGCCGC
- a CDS encoding nitrobindin family protein, whose amino-acid sequence MQSDVHRDVEKLSFLIGRWEGVGVAGYADMEEFQFGQEVEFTDDGGPYLGYHSRVWRLTPDGGLGALWTSESGYWRCRPEPEETPSDDSPAIHVEALIAHPEGYTEMYLGTVFASRVELLTDAVLRTETGQEVTAGKRLYGLFGEQREILGYAWDMAARGHELRSYMSAQLKRPVQAPGTG is encoded by the coding sequence ATGCAGTCAGACGTGCACCGCGATGTTGAGAAGCTGTCGTTTCTGATCGGCCGCTGGGAGGGGGTCGGCGTCGCGGGCTACGCCGACATGGAGGAGTTCCAGTTCGGCCAAGAGGTGGAGTTCACCGACGACGGCGGGCCCTATCTCGGTTACCACTCCCGGGTGTGGCGGCTCACGCCCGACGGCGGCCTCGGCGCGCTGTGGACCTCGGAATCCGGCTACTGGCGCTGCCGCCCCGAACCCGAGGAGACGCCCTCCGACGACAGCCCGGCCATCCACGTGGAGGCGTTGATCGCCCACCCGGAGGGCTACACCGAGATGTACCTCGGCACCGTCTTCGCCAGCCGGGTCGAACTGCTCACCGACGCCGTGCTGCGCACCGAGACCGGCCAGGAGGTGACGGCGGGCAAGCGGCTCTACGGACTCTTCGGCGAGCAGCGCGAGATCCTCGGCTACGCCTGGGACATGGCGGCACGCGGCCATGAGTTGCGCTCGTACATGTCGGCGCAACTCAAGCGCCCGGTCCAGGCGCCCGGGACGGGCTGA
- a CDS encoding type 1 glutamine amidotransferase — MSDTSSVLRIVWIYPDLLSTYGDQGNALILRRRAEQRGIRTEIVHVHSSDPVPAEGDVYLLGGGEDRPQILAADRLRSDGGLKRAVERGAAVLAVCAGYQIIGETYGDDDDKPLPGVGILDVRSGRGESRAVGEIVAEVAPEMGGGRITGFENHQGRTTLGPGATPLSRTLTGIGNDGRTEGAFQDQVVGTYLHGPALPRNPQLADLMLRMRVGELAPLPPSWGETLHQERLAAAL, encoded by the coding sequence ATGAGCGACACAAGCAGCGTCCTGCGCATCGTGTGGATCTATCCCGACCTGCTGAGCACCTACGGCGACCAGGGCAACGCGCTGATCCTGCGCCGCCGCGCCGAGCAGCGCGGAATCCGCACCGAGATCGTGCACGTGCACTCCAGCGACCCGGTCCCGGCCGAGGGCGACGTCTACCTCCTCGGCGGTGGCGAGGACCGACCGCAGATCCTCGCCGCCGACCGGCTGCGCTCCGACGGCGGCCTCAAGCGCGCCGTCGAACGCGGCGCCGCGGTGCTGGCGGTCTGCGCGGGTTACCAGATCATCGGCGAGACCTACGGTGACGACGACGACAAGCCGCTGCCGGGCGTGGGCATCCTGGACGTCCGCAGCGGACGCGGCGAGAGCCGCGCGGTAGGCGAGATCGTCGCCGAGGTCGCCCCGGAGATGGGCGGCGGCCGCATCACCGGCTTCGAGAACCACCAGGGCCGCACCACGCTGGGGCCCGGAGCCACCCCGCTGTCGCGCACCCTCACCGGAATCGGCAACGACGGCCGCACCGAGGGCGCCTTCCAGGACCAGGTCGTCGGCACCTACCTGCACGGCCCCGCCCTGCCGCGCAATCCGCAACTGGCCGACCTGATGCTGCGCATGCGCGTCGGCGAACTGGCCCCGCTGCCCCCCTCCTGGGGCGAGACCCTGCACCAGGAGCGCCTGGCCGCGGCGCTGTAG